One window from the genome of Chiroxiphia lanceolata isolate bChiLan1 chromosome 15, bChiLan1.pri, whole genome shotgun sequence encodes:
- the NHP2 gene encoding H/ACA ribonucleoprotein complex subunit 2, producing the protein MARDKPEAAAEAEAAPERSYREQLDFLNPIAQPLASRKLTRKLYKCIRKAAKHKQIRRGVKEVQKFINKGEKGITVLAGDTLPIDVYCHIPIMCEDRSLPYAYVPSKSDLGAAAGSKRPTCVIMIKPHEEYQEAYDECLEEVSSLPLPL; encoded by the exons ATGGCGCGGGACAAGCCCGAGGCGGCGGCCGAGGCGGAGGCGGCTCCCGAGCGCTCGTACCGGGAGCAGCTCGACTTCCTCAACCCCATCGCGCAGCCCCTCGCGTCCCGCAAGCTCACGCGGAAGCTTTACAAGTGCATCAGGAAAG CGGCCAAGCACAAGCAGATCCGCCGCGGTGTGAAGGAGGTGCAGAAGTTCATCAATAAGGGCGAGAAGGG GATCACGGTGCTGGCTGGGGACACGCTGCCCATCGATGTGTACTGCCACATCCCCATCATGTGCGAGGACAGGAGCCTCCCCTACGCTTATGTCCCTTCCAAATCG gacctgggagctgcagctggctCCAAGCGCCCAACCTGCGTCATCATGATCAAGCCCCACGAGGAGTACCAGGAGGCCTACGACGAGTGTCTGGAGGAGGTGTCATCTCTTCCGCTGCCACTGTGA